The Pukyongia salina genome segment GAGGCAGCACTCCTCCTCCACTTCCGGGAGCATAAGATGATGCAAGAAGCAGCAGAGAAAAAATCGGAATTAAAAAAGTCCTGCATTAATTGCGGTGCAGAGATGTTATATGCGCCGGGAACCACCGAGTTGCAATGTGAATATTGTGGCTATTCTCAACAAATCCCTCCTAACGAATCGGGTTTCCAGGAACTCGAGTTGAACACCTATCTCGATTCTCTGGGCCATCATTCGCATAGCCAGGCTATTTTAATGCTGCAATGTAAGAACTGCGGGGCCAATCAACACATTGAAGAGCATTATAAATCGCTGCACTGTGTGTATTGTAATTCTCCATTGATCATAGAAGATGCCCAAAAAGAAGAATGGATCCTGCCGGGTGCCGTACTGCCATTTCAAATAGACCAGAAATCTGCACATCGCATTTTCCAGAAGTGGGTTAAGGGCCTGTGGTGGGCCCCGAACAAATTAAAAAAGGCAAGTCTGGACCCTCAGAATACAAAGGGTTTATATTCCCCCTATTGGACTTTCGATGCACAATTATATGCCAATTATGTTGGGCAGCGTGGTGATTATTACTACGTTTCGGTGCCTTATACCACCACTGTAAATGGTAAGACTGTAACCCGTATGCGGCAGGAACGGAGAACACGTTGGACTCCCGCAAGCGGAAGCATCTCCGGATTTGTAGATGATACACTTATAAAAGCTTCAACGCAACGCTCTGGGGTGATCCCTAGAAAAGTTGCTCGCTGGGACCTGAGCAAATTGGTGCCTTTCGACAGTAGTTATCTGTCTGGATTTGTAACCGAAAAATATACTATCCCGTTAAAGGATGGACATCTTGACGCAGAGAAAGAAGCCGAACGAATTGCCGATCGTTGGGCGCGAAGGGATATAGGCGGGGATACCCAGCGCATTCACTCTATTGATATGCGCCTAACCGAGCAAACATTTAAACACATTCTTCTTCCCGTTTATATAAGTGCGTATCGCTATAAGGGAAAGCGATATAATTTCTTTGTTAACGGACAGTCCGGTGTGCTTTCGGGGCAACGGCCCTATTCGTTCTGGAAGATATTCCTGTTTGTTCTAATGATCATTGCTATCTTATCGGTCATCGTATTTTTTACCAACCAGGGATGAGAACATTAGTAGTAGGTGATATACACGGTGGCCTTCGAGGGTTGATTCAGGTTTTGGAAAAAGTAGTTCCGAGCGCTGATGATCGATTTATTTTTATAGGCGATTATGTGGACGGATGGAGTGAGAATGCTGAAACCGTTTCTTTTTTACTGAATTTTTCCAATTCCCATAACTGTGTCTTCATTCGAGGAAATCACGACGAACTGGTATGTGATTTTCTGAAAAATAAGGATGAAAAACCAATGTGGCTGGCACATGGGGGGCAGGCAACTAAAGATAGTTACGCTAACTATTCACAAGATGAGGTCGACAGACATATTGTTTTCTTTGAGTCGCTTCAGAATTATTATATAGATGAAAAGAACAGATTGTTCTTACATGCCGGATTTACCAATATGCACGGGCCACAGCATGAGTACTACCCCAATCTGGTTTACTGGGATCGTACTTTGTGGGAGATGGTGTGTAGTCTGGACACTGATATAACTCCCGAAGATCCCCTCTATCCACTTCGCCTGAAATTGTTTTCCCAGATCTATATAGGCCATACGCCGGTCACTCGTATTGGCGAGACCGTTCCGGTGAAGAAAGCAAATGTGTGGAATGTAGATACAGGGGCCGCTTTTAAAGGGCCACTTTCCATACTTGATGCGGACAGCAAAGAGCTATGGCAAAGCGATCCTGTATGGACCTTATATCCCGAAGAGCAGGGGCGAAACTAAGCCAAAATGTATTCTTTATAAACGGCTATGGGGATCAATGCTGTCCAGCCGCAAAAATCTTTTTTTGCTGGCATACCGTAAGAAACCAGATCCGGCGCATAATTTTCCCAAAACGTACCTGTGGCTTCGAACACCGTGGCAACACTTCGGTACACTTTGCTTGCCAGATCTCTGGCCAGATCGTCTTCGCCGTTTTCCGTAAGGCCCTTAAGAACCATATACACAGTAGGAGCCCATACACCTCCTAACCAGTAATCACCCCAGCCAACATAATCGGGGTCGACCGCAGAGAGAGCAGGAAGTGGAGTTTTACGATAAAATTCATCCGGATTGCGCAGGTGTTCAATGAAATGCTTCATCCTGTCCTCGGGAACGATCTTCCCCAGCAATGCCCAGTACATCCCAATATGTCTTCTTGGAACCTGTTTATCGTACCCCAGGTCGTAATAGAATTTATCCTGGTCGTTCCAGCATTTTTCGTTGACCGCTGTTTTAATTCGTTCATGAATATCCATAAAGGCTTCTATATCGCTATCATTTCCGGTTATTTTCGCGATCTCTGAAAGTTGCAGAGCGAACATGGCCATCTGTGATGAAAAATCCACCAGCCGTGCCTGCTTATTCCATAATCCCTGTTTAGTTTCAACGTATTGCTCTATGAAGTATTGAAGTTTGGTTTCTGCAGATTCGTTCATAGCTGCTAAACGTTCTCCCAATTCGTGGTGGGTTAGACCATTGCCAGTTTCCGGTTCCCAATCTCGTGGAGCTCTCGGAATATTATCCATGCCCATCCCTAAAGTATCTCCATAAAAAAGATCGTCATCCATCATATATCTGTTCACATGAAACTCGAAATTCTTTTTCAGTGTTGGGTAAACTTTTTTCAGGCGAGCGCTGTCCTT includes the following:
- a CDS encoding DNA helicase PriA, with the translated sequence MQEAAEKKSELKKSCINCGAEMLYAPGTTELQCEYCGYSQQIPPNESGFQELELNTYLDSLGHHSHSQAILMLQCKNCGANQHIEEHYKSLHCVYCNSPLIIEDAQKEEWILPGAVLPFQIDQKSAHRIFQKWVKGLWWAPNKLKKASLDPQNTKGLYSPYWTFDAQLYANYVGQRGDYYYVSVPYTTTVNGKTVTRMRQERRTRWTPASGSISGFVDDTLIKASTQRSGVIPRKVARWDLSKLVPFDSSYLSGFVTEKYTIPLKDGHLDAEKEAERIADRWARRDIGGDTQRIHSIDMRLTEQTFKHILLPVYISAYRYKGKRYNFFVNGQSGVLSGQRPYSFWKIFLFVLMIIAILSVIVFFTNQG
- a CDS encoding metallophosphoesterase; amino-acid sequence: MRTLVVGDIHGGLRGLIQVLEKVVPSADDRFIFIGDYVDGWSENAETVSFLLNFSNSHNCVFIRGNHDELVCDFLKNKDEKPMWLAHGGQATKDSYANYSQDEVDRHIVFFESLQNYYIDEKNRLFLHAGFTNMHGPQHEYYPNLVYWDRTLWEMVCSLDTDITPEDPLYPLRLKLFSQIYIGHTPVTRIGETVPVKKANVWNVDTGAAFKGPLSILDADSKELWQSDPVWTLYPEEQGRN
- a CDS encoding MGH1-like glycoside hydrolase domain-containing protein; this translates as MKRRDFAKNIGLAGGVVGLGLLSSCNDTSQKTSEEIERESRDGVSPDLSEAMYAKALEITKSKVRGGASEPFFKKPFIDAAFSPNIFLWDTCFMCCFAKYHLDELPVYQALDNFYEQMEEDGYICREYRQDGRALWSKEHPVSINPPLLAFAEWEIFKIAKDSARLKKVYPTLKKNFEFHVNRYMMDDDLFYGDTLGMGMDNIPRAPRDWEPETGNGLTHHELGERLAAMNESAETKLQYFIEQYVETKQGLWNKQARLVDFSSQMAMFALQLSEIAKITGNDSDIEAFMDIHERIKTAVNEKCWNDQDKFYYDLGYDKQVPRRHIGMYWALLGKIVPEDRMKHFIEHLRNPDEFYRKTPLPALSAVDPDYVGWGDYWLGGVWAPTVYMVLKGLTENGEDDLARDLASKVYRSVATVFEATGTFWENYAPDLVSYGMPAKKDFCGWTALIPIAVYKEYILA